ATTAACCCTTAGTCCCTTCCTTCCAGTTCCCCAGCAACTGGATCAAATCATGACGAAAGACTCCAACAACGGTCGCGTACTTGCCAATCGCTATCGGCTCATCGAATTAGCCGGTAAAGGCGCTATGGGTCAGGTGTATCGCGCTGAAGATATTTTACTGGGCGGGGTCACTGTGGCCGTGAAATTTCTCTCCCAAACGCTGCTCAACCAAAAAATGCGCGATCGCTTTTTGCGAGAAGCAACGATCTGCGCTCTTCTTGCCGAAAAAAGCATTCATATCGTTCGAGTCAGAGACTATGGGGTTGATGACAATGACATTCCTTACTATGTCATGGAATTCCTCGAAGGCAACAACCTGAGCGAACTGATTAAAACGCAAGTTATTTCTGTCCCTCGATTTTTGAGTTTCACTCGCCAAATTTGTTTGGGGTTAGAGGCAGCGCACAAAGGGATTGTTTTTAATCGCGAACAAACCCAAATCATTCATCGGGATATCAAACCCAGTAATATTCTGATGATTCAAGATTCCACCTTGGGGGAATTGGTTAAAATTCTCGATTTTGGGATTGCCAAGCTGATTGAAGCGAATCGAGATCAAACCCACTCCTTTATGGGAACCCTTGCCTACTGTTCGCCAGAACAAATGGAAGGCAAAGAATTGGACAATCGCTCGGACATCTACAGCCTCGGCATTATGATGTACGAAATGCTTTCTGGGGAAATGCCCGTCATTCCAGAGAGTCCCAATTTTGGTGGTTGGTACAAAGCGCATCACAGCATTCCACCAAAAACTTTTAGGGTGGAGTTAAAGGTTCCCCCGGCTCTCGAACAGTTGATTA
This Lusitaniella coriacea LEGE 07157 DNA region includes the following protein-coding sequences:
- a CDS encoding serine/threonine protein kinase codes for the protein MTKDSNNGRVLANRYRLIELAGKGAMGQVYRAEDILLGGVTVAVKFLSQTLLNQKMRDRFLREATICALLAEKSIHIVRVRDYGVDDNDIPYYVMEFLEGNNLSELIKTQVISVPRFLSFTRQICLGLEAAHKGIVFNREQTQIIHRDIKPSNILMIQDSTLGELVKILDFGIAKLIEANRDQTHSFMGTLAYCSPEQMEGKELDNRSDIYSLGIMMYEMLSGEMPVIPESPNFGGWYKAHHSIPPKTFRVELKVPPALEQLIMRCLAKAPRDRPQNVEEILKAIEPLEAIYTQNQRGGANLAVQKSSESSATPTIDAICLHATWPQDKPRQKIVFPKLIRTKQGVIATLWVMLSEQDILNRQFSTRYNQFLFLKEPHPMLLWITVLHNREHGPRWLPCYLDLKTSQGQRLARQLGKSGSYRILFFALENPQKCKHVMTSTIDPAQCQMLINWANASQSLTIATQPQLSKNILRQEFEKLKPRILIKLEAVHTDFPKDIH